A genomic region of Pradoshia eiseniae contains the following coding sequences:
- a CDS encoding phosphatidate cytidylyltransferase, producing the protein MKQRIITAVVAMALFLPILIYGNLPFLFLIYAMATVGLYELIKMKRLPMMTISTLLSFLMLWVLLIPDRYDSFFSMIQYDKMDLLIIGAFLLLIVTVVSKNAFTYDDAAFLLLSVLYIGISFYYFYHTRAGEAGLATILFVLITIWVTDSGAYFVGRSLGSRKLWPEISPNKTVEGFFGGIACAIIASILFYFFNVLDYNIGKMMIIALLIAVFGQLGDLVQSAYKRHYGVKDSGNLLPGHGGILDRFDSLLFVLPILHFFIF; encoded by the coding sequence ATGAAACAAAGAATTATTACAGCAGTGGTTGCGATGGCATTGTTTTTGCCAATCCTGATTTATGGGAATCTACCCTTTCTGTTCTTAATTTATGCGATGGCCACGGTTGGATTATATGAGCTGATTAAGATGAAACGTTTGCCGATGATGACCATATCAACCCTGTTATCATTTCTGATGCTATGGGTTCTGCTCATCCCGGATAGGTATGATTCATTCTTTTCCATGATTCAATATGACAAGATGGACTTGTTGATCATTGGGGCATTTCTGCTGCTGATTGTAACGGTTGTATCCAAAAATGCATTCACATATGATGATGCGGCATTTTTACTGCTGTCTGTTTTATACATAGGTATATCCTTTTATTATTTTTATCACACGAGAGCAGGAGAAGCCGGTCTTGCAACCATCCTATTTGTGCTTATCACAATCTGGGTAACGGATTCAGGAGCTTATTTTGTTGGCCGGTCTCTAGGGAGTAGGAAGCTTTGGCCGGAAATTAGCCCAAATAAAACGGTTGAAGGCTTCTTTGGCGGAATCGCCTGTGCGATTATTGCATCTATTTTGTTCTATTTCTTCAATGTATTGGATTACAATATAGGTAAGATGATGATTATTGCGCTTTTGATTGCCGTCTTCGGCCAATTGGGCGATCTTGTACAATCGGCATATAAAAGACATTACGGTGTGAAGGACTCAGGCAATTTATTGCCAGGGCATGGCGGAATTTTGGACAGGTTTGACAGTTTGCTCTTTGTCTTGCCAATTCTGCACTTCTTTATCTTTTAA
- a CDS encoding isoprenyl transferase, producing the protein MFRWKKDKKKEEQLTIDERMKRVKQGEVPEHIAIIMDGNGRWAKKRALPRIAGHHEGMKTVRRTTKLANELGVKALTVYAFSTENWKRPKDEVDYLLRLPEEFLGTFLPELIEENVRVQIIGDQEKLPLHTVKAVSTALEKTKHNDGLVLNFALNYGSRAEILEGIKQVAKDIEEGSLEVGDLSEERFSSYLMTKGLKDPDLLIRTSGEIRLSNFMLWQLAYTEFYFTDVLWPDFDADHFIDALEVYQGRSRRFGGV; encoded by the coding sequence ATGTTTCGATGGAAGAAAGATAAAAAGAAAGAAGAACAATTAACAATAGACGAACGAATGAAACGCGTGAAGCAAGGTGAAGTGCCTGAGCATATCGCCATTATTATGGACGGCAACGGTAGATGGGCCAAAAAGAGGGCATTGCCAAGAATCGCTGGTCATCATGAGGGAATGAAGACGGTTAGAAGGACGACGAAATTGGCTAATGAGCTTGGTGTCAAGGCCTTGACTGTCTATGCTTTTTCAACAGAGAACTGGAAGCGTCCAAAGGATGAGGTCGATTATTTGCTTCGTTTGCCGGAAGAGTTTCTCGGTACCTTCCTTCCTGAGCTTATTGAAGAGAATGTTAGGGTGCAAATCATTGGTGACCAGGAAAAATTGCCGCTTCATACGGTTAAGGCTGTCTCCACAGCACTGGAAAAAACCAAACATAATGATGGTCTTGTTTTGAATTTTGCCCTGAACTATGGAAGCCGTGCCGAAATTCTAGAGGGAATCAAGCAGGTGGCAAAAGATATCGAAGAAGGCAGCCTAGAGGTCGGCGATCTGTCAGAGGAGCGTTTTTCAAGCTATTTGATGACCAAAGGCTTAAAAGACCCGGACCTCTTGATTCGCACTAGCGGGGAAATACGCTTGAGCAACTTCATGCTTTGGCAGCTTGCTTACACGGAGTTTTATTTTACGGATGTATTATGGCCGGATTTTGATGCGGATCATTTTATTGATGCCTTAGAGGTATACCAAGGACGCTCTAGAAGGTTCGGCGGAGTCTAA
- the frr gene encoding ribosome recycling factor, translated as MANQVISNTKEKMDKCIQAFSRELASIRAGRASAAMLDRLTVDYYGAPTPINQMASVSVPEARMLVIQPYDKTILGDIEKAILKSDLGLNPANDGSIIRLSVPALTEERRRDLVKQVKKEAEDAKVAVRNVRRDGNDDLKKLEKNGEITEDALRGYSDDVQKMTDDHIAKIDQMAKDKEKEIMEV; from the coding sequence ATGGCAAACCAAGTTATTTCTAATACAAAAGAAAAAATGGACAAATGCATTCAAGCATTTTCTCGCGAGCTAGCTTCTATCCGCGCCGGCCGTGCCAGCGCAGCAATGCTCGACAGATTAACAGTTGATTATTATGGTGCTCCAACACCAATCAACCAAATGGCTTCTGTAAGCGTGCCTGAAGCACGTATGCTTGTTATCCAGCCTTATGATAAAACGATTCTAGGTGATATTGAGAAAGCAATCCTGAAATCTGATTTAGGGTTAAACCCTGCCAATGACGGATCTATTATCCGTTTGTCTGTTCCGGCTTTAACGGAAGAACGTCGCCGTGACCTTGTTAAGCAAGTGAAGAAGGAAGCGGAAGATGCGAAGGTTGCCGTTCGTAACGTTCGCCGTGACGGCAATGACGATCTTAAGAAGCTTGAGAAGAATGGCGAAATCACTGAGGACGCTCTTCGCGGCTATTCTGACGATGTTCAAAAAATGACAGATGATCATATTGCAAAAATCGACCAAATGGCTAAAGATAAAGAAAAGGAAATTATGGAAGTCTGA
- the pyrH gene encoding UMP kinase yields MSSVKYKRVVLKLSGEALAGTQGFGIDPVIISSIAKQVKEVAELGVEVAVVVGGGNIWRGKTGSELGMDRATADYMGMLATVMNSLALQDSLEQQGIGTRVQTSIEMRQVAEPYIRRRAIRHLEKSRVVIFAAGTGNPYFSTDTTAALRAAEIEADVILMGKNNVDGVYSADPVKDSNAVKFDQLSYLDLIKDGLAVMDSTASSLCMDNDIPLIVFSIMEEGNIKRAVLGESIGTVVRGNK; encoded by the coding sequence ATGAGCAGCGTAAAGTATAAAAGAGTAGTATTAAAATTAAGCGGAGAGGCACTTGCCGGGACTCAAGGCTTCGGGATTGACCCAGTCATTATTTCTTCCATTGCTAAGCAAGTGAAGGAAGTTGCTGAATTAGGCGTAGAAGTGGCCGTTGTCGTTGGCGGGGGCAATATTTGGAGAGGTAAAACAGGAAGCGAGCTTGGCATGGATCGTGCGACAGCTGATTACATGGGCATGCTTGCCACTGTCATGAACTCTCTTGCTCTTCAGGACAGTCTTGAACAACAAGGAATTGGCACACGTGTACAGACATCCATTGAGATGCGTCAGGTTGCAGAGCCGTATATCAGACGCAGAGCGATTCGCCATCTAGAGAAGAGCCGAGTAGTCATCTTTGCGGCAGGCACGGGCAATCCTTATTTCTCCACTGATACTACAGCAGCTTTACGGGCTGCTGAAATCGAAGCAGATGTTATCCTGATGGGCAAAAATAATGTAGATGGAGTATACAGCGCTGACCCTGTCAAAGACAGCAATGCCGTGAAATTTGACCAATTATCCTATCTAGATTTAATCAAGGATGGACTGGCAGTCATGGACTCTACAGCATCATCACTTTGCATGGATAACGACATTCCACTAATTGTCTTCTCAATCATGGAAGAAGGGAATATTAAACGCGCCGTACTTGGCGAATCTATTGGTACAGTTGTTAGGGGGAATAAATAA
- the tsf gene encoding translation elongation factor Ts has translation MAITAQQVKELREKTGAGMMDCKKALTETNGDMDKAIDYLREKGIAKAAKKGDRIAAEGLTSIVVEGDQAVILEVNAETDFVAKNDAFQTLVKELAAHLLANKPASVEEALAQTMENGSTVQDHINAAIAKIGERITLRRFEIKTKPENGAFGAYIHQGGRISVLTIIEGSAEEAVAKDVSMHIAALNPKYVSRDQVTAEEVEHERQVLTQQALNEGKPEKIVAKMVEGRLGKYFEEICVMDQTFVKNPDQKVGQYVQANGATIVEFVRYEVGEGIEKKQDNFAEEVMSQVKKD, from the coding sequence ATGGCTATTACAGCTCAACAGGTTAAAGAATTACGTGAAAAAACTGGCGCAGGCATGATGGACTGCAAAAAAGCTCTTACAGAAACAAACGGAGACATGGACAAAGCAATCGACTACCTTCGTGAAAAAGGTATTGCGAAAGCAGCTAAAAAAGGCGATCGTATCGCTGCAGAAGGTTTGACTTCAATCGTTGTTGAAGGCGACCAAGCGGTTATCCTTGAAGTAAACGCTGAAACTGACTTCGTTGCTAAAAACGATGCATTCCAAACTCTTGTAAAAGAATTGGCTGCTCACCTATTGGCAAACAAACCAGCTTCTGTTGAAGAAGCTCTTGCCCAAACTATGGAGAATGGTTCAACTGTTCAAGACCACATCAATGCTGCAATCGCTAAAATCGGTGAGCGCATCACGCTTCGCCGCTTTGAAATCAAAACAAAACCTGAAAACGGCGCATTCGGTGCTTACATTCACCAAGGCGGACGCATCAGCGTATTGACTATCATTGAAGGTTCTGCTGAAGAAGCAGTTGCTAAAGATGTATCTATGCACATTGCTGCGCTTAACCCTAAATACGTTTCTCGCGACCAAGTTACTGCTGAAGAAGTAGAACATGAGCGTCAAGTATTGACTCAACAAGCGTTGAACGAAGGCAAGCCAGAAAAAATCGTTGCAAAAATGGTTGAAGGCCGTCTTGGCAAATACTTCGAAGAAATCTGCGTAATGGACCAAACTTTCGTTAAGAACCCAGATCAAAAAGTTGGCCAATATGTACAAGCTAATGGCGCAACTATCGTAGAATTCGTTCGTTATGAAGTAGGAGAAGGTATCGAGAAGAAACAAGATAACTTCGCTGAAGAAGTAATGAGCCAAGTTAAAAAAGACTAA
- the rpsB gene encoding 30S ribosomal protein S2 — translation MSVISMKQLLEAGVHFGHQTRRWNPKMKKYIFTERNGIYIIDLQKTVKKVEEAYNFVRDLAADGGTMLFVGTKKQAQDSVKEEAARAGMYYVNQRWLGGTLTNFVTIQKRIARLKEIEKMEEDGTFEVLPKKEVIQLKKEQERLEKFLGGIKDMKQIPDALFIIDPRKERIAVAEAHKLNIPIVGIVDTNCDPDEIDYVIPANDDAIRAVKLLTGKMADAILEGKQGEETAPVAETAEVEAPAEAEEATTVENA, via the coding sequence ATGTCTGTTATTTCAATGAAACAACTGCTTGAAGCAGGTGTACACTTCGGGCACCAAACACGTCGTTGGAACCCAAAAATGAAAAAATATATCTTCACGGAGCGTAATGGTATCTACATCATTGACCTTCAAAAAACGGTTAAAAAAGTAGAAGAAGCATACAACTTCGTAAGAGATCTTGCAGCAGATGGCGGCACAATGCTATTTGTTGGTACTAAAAAGCAAGCTCAAGATTCCGTTAAGGAAGAAGCAGCTCGCGCTGGCATGTACTATGTTAACCAACGCTGGTTAGGTGGTACATTAACTAACTTCGTAACAATCCAAAAACGTATCGCTCGTTTGAAAGAAATCGAAAAAATGGAAGAAGACGGCACTTTCGAAGTACTTCCTAAAAAAGAAGTTATTCAATTGAAGAAAGAACAAGAACGTCTTGAGAAATTCCTAGGCGGTATCAAGGATATGAAACAAATCCCTGATGCATTGTTCATCATCGACCCACGCAAAGAGCGTATCGCTGTTGCAGAAGCACACAAATTGAACATCCCTATCGTTGGTATCGTTGATACAAACTGTGATCCGGATGAAATCGATTATGTAATCCCTGCAAACGATGATGCAATCCGCGCAGTTAAATTGCTTACTGGAAAAATGGCTGACGCTATTCTAGAAGGTAAACAAGGTGAAGAAACAGCTCCAGTTGCAGAAACAGCTGAAGTTGAAGCTCCTGCAGAAGCTGAAGAAGCTACTACAGTAGAAAACGCTTAA
- a CDS encoding DUF342 domain-containing protein — protein sequence MAFPFTLEVSSDRLKAWICKEEDVKINVTADEVRKWMNAQGVISGIMENELERLCRNDSRSKRVLVAEGVKPVKGQDGKIIFHVSPHLEKKEGNIVDYRDTMKIFSAETGDRIATIVDPEAGTSGMDVCGNEIVPEPGKAVRLKIGPHAIRHGKEIFAVTDGEVSFNWNVIQVNPFYVVDGDLDLSIGNLYFVGNVTIKGNVRPGYKIRVGGDLKVFGMIEGSDIHAGGSIYVKGGIHGEPDCQIKAGAMLKALYINEANVHAFGDIEVGHYILHSHVTSYQSIRCKNGHLIGGITQAGKFLEIRDAGNIHYTRTQIHIGQTKAIELHKSELDKQTKQIKDNISKLTVIANRLEEMKGETGFLGVKERALLMKHQQTRDLLEQQLLNIREELLRLEYRVDQLDEEIIVHGVCYPNLHIQIGKYAKPLNQACRSVRFIERGKEIAVIPL from the coding sequence ATGGCTTTTCCGTTTACGTTAGAGGTTTCAAGCGACAGGCTGAAGGCGTGGATATGCAAGGAAGAGGATGTCAAAATAAATGTGACAGCAGATGAGGTCCGGAAATGGATGAATGCTCAAGGTGTCATCTCAGGGATAATGGAGAATGAACTTGAACGTCTATGCCGAAATGACAGCCGTTCAAAACGTGTTCTTGTGGCTGAAGGGGTTAAACCTGTAAAAGGGCAGGATGGCAAGATAATCTTTCATGTATCTCCCCATCTTGAGAAAAAAGAAGGGAATATTGTAGATTATCGCGATACTATGAAAATCTTTTCAGCGGAAACGGGTGATCGAATCGCAACGATTGTAGACCCTGAGGCAGGCACATCGGGAATGGATGTTTGCGGAAATGAGATTGTGCCGGAGCCGGGTAAAGCGGTACGTTTGAAAATTGGTCCCCATGCCATACGCCATGGAAAAGAAATCTTCGCTGTTACAGATGGTGAGGTCAGCTTTAATTGGAATGTAATCCAAGTCAATCCATTTTACGTAGTGGATGGCGATTTAGATTTATCAATTGGGAACCTTTACTTCGTGGGCAATGTGACTATTAAAGGGAATGTCCGACCAGGCTATAAAATTCGTGTCGGAGGAGATTTGAAGGTGTTTGGCATGATTGAGGGGTCGGATATACATGCAGGCGGATCGATTTATGTGAAGGGAGGCATACACGGGGAGCCTGATTGCCAAATCAAAGCGGGGGCCATGCTCAAGGCACTTTATATCAATGAGGCTAATGTACATGCTTTTGGTGATATTGAAGTCGGCCATTATATTCTGCATAGCCACGTGACATCCTATCAATCCATTCGATGCAAAAACGGCCATTTGATAGGGGGAATCACCCAAGCTGGAAAGTTCTTGGAAATACGGGATGCCGGCAATATTCATTATACTCGAACGCAAATACATATTGGTCAGACAAAAGCAATCGAACTACATAAGTCCGAATTGGACAAACAGACAAAGCAAATCAAGGATAACATCTCCAAGCTTACGGTTATTGCCAATAGACTCGAGGAGATGAAGGGAGAGACGGGCTTCTTGGGAGTGAAGGAGAGGGCCCTGCTGATGAAGCACCAGCAAACAAGGGATTTGCTTGAACAGCAGCTCCTCAATATAAGGGAGGAGCTGCTGCGTCTTGAATATCGGGTTGACCAATTGGATGAAGAAATAATTGTTCACGGTGTTTGCTACCCTAATTTACATATCCAGATTGGCAAGTACGCTAAACCGCTAAATCAGGCATGCCGTTCTGTCAGATTTATAGAGCGTGGAAAAGAAATAGCTGTTATTCCCCTTTAA
- a CDS encoding FliA/WhiG family RNA polymerase sigma factor: MPQVNMGEELLYWHRWLDDRDEQAGDILANKYLPLVNYHVQRISVNLPKSVSRDDIHSLGLMGLFDALEKFDLSRDLKFETYASFRIRGAIIDGLRKEDWLPRNMREKAKLIEATIERLEQKKMRNISSAEVAEELGLTKEEVHAISNENLLANVLSMDERPKDQNEEIQSFSIRDEQTLSPEDTLLKKEVLSEIDKQIQTLGEKEQLVLDLFYHKELTLTEIGHILNLSTSRISQIHSRALFKLRNVLQKSIYS, from the coding sequence TTGCCGCAAGTAAATATGGGGGAGGAACTACTGTATTGGCATCGATGGCTTGATGACCGCGATGAACAGGCAGGAGATATTTTGGCTAATAAATATTTGCCTTTGGTGAATTACCATGTTCAGCGGATTTCTGTCAATTTGCCTAAAAGTGTAAGCAGAGATGATATTCACAGCCTTGGGCTCATGGGTCTTTTTGATGCGCTGGAGAAGTTCGATCTTTCAAGGGATTTGAAGTTCGAAACCTATGCTTCTTTCCGGATTCGTGGAGCCATTATTGACGGGCTTAGGAAAGAGGACTGGCTTCCAAGGAACATGAGGGAAAAGGCGAAATTAATAGAAGCAACCATTGAAAGGCTGGAACAAAAGAAGATGAGAAATATCTCTTCAGCCGAGGTCGCGGAGGAGCTGGGCTTGACGAAGGAAGAGGTTCATGCCATTTCAAATGAGAACTTACTTGCCAACGTACTGTCAATGGATGAACGGCCAAAGGACCAAAATGAAGAGATACAGTCCTTTAGTATAAGAGATGAACAGACATTATCACCGGAGGATACCCTGCTAAAAAAGGAGGTTTTATCAGAAATAGATAAACAAATCCAAACACTAGGGGAGAAGGAACAACTGGTACTTGACTTGTTTTATCATAAAGAGCTGACATTGACGGAAATCGGTCATATCTTGAATTTATCAACATCGCGTATATCGCAGATTCATTCGCGTGCGTTGTTTAAGCTGCGGAATGTTCTGCAAAAATCAATATATTCATAG
- a CDS encoding chemotaxis protein CheA: MNWSQYLEVYFEESKEHLQLCNHKLRLLEGQPTNKKAIDEIFRAIHTLKGMSATMGFDEVVQLTHEVENVLDEIRHKRLPVTLALIDFIFQVIDDLEALLISLEKGHSGKKVSSAAIFSLQSFMVGREKTVEMHDEAAPLLEEEIIAAMDYEDYEQLIIEEALIQQFDVWRLDICLRDDCQMKAARVLLIFRLLESLGEIIKSVPSAQELEKEHFESMFSVTIATKSNRYSLYKAIINISEVKEVRFYPIRADKWDQDEVMGASIIEAENPAGQKVIDEQPITKSIRVPTERLDELMEAFRELVVVRQRLEQLSLEIGHAELLDAVTDVANKTTDMQSILFNMQKVPAESVFNRFHSMVRRLSKELDKKVKLVIKGAATELDRSIVEEVGDSMLHFLRNAIDHGIETPDLRRQQGKPPEGTIMIRAYESLDFVMIEIEDDGAGIDEEVVARKAVELDIVTPSQVEMMSVQSKMDLIFITGFSTATQISNISGRGVGLDAAKSMIESLGGEVVVQSRQGTGTRFTIKVPL, translated from the coding sequence ATGAATTGGAGCCAGTATCTAGAAGTTTATTTTGAGGAGAGCAAGGAACATTTGCAATTATGCAATCACAAGCTCCGCCTGCTAGAAGGACAACCAACGAATAAGAAAGCAATAGATGAAATCTTCCGTGCCATTCATACACTGAAAGGGATGTCTGCGACGATGGGGTTCGATGAGGTCGTACAGCTTACCCATGAAGTAGAGAATGTGCTCGATGAAATTCGTCATAAGAGACTTCCAGTTACACTTGCCTTAATTGATTTTATATTTCAAGTGATAGATGATCTTGAAGCGCTGCTGATTTCACTTGAGAAGGGACATAGCGGCAAAAAGGTTAGCAGTGCAGCTATTTTTAGCCTTCAATCATTTATGGTCGGGCGGGAAAAAACGGTGGAGATGCATGATGAAGCGGCTCCTTTGCTCGAAGAAGAGATCATCGCCGCTATGGATTATGAGGACTACGAACAACTAATCATCGAAGAGGCTCTCATTCAGCAGTTTGATGTTTGGAGGCTCGATATTTGTTTAAGGGATGACTGTCAAATGAAGGCGGCTAGGGTACTGCTGATTTTCCGGCTGCTTGAATCGTTGGGAGAAATCATTAAGTCTGTCCCTTCTGCACAAGAGCTTGAGAAGGAGCACTTTGAAAGCATGTTTTCCGTAACAATTGCCACTAAGAGTAATCGCTACAGTTTATATAAGGCGATTATAAATATATCAGAGGTTAAAGAAGTCAGATTTTATCCGATTAGAGCCGATAAATGGGACCAAGATGAAGTCATGGGCGCTTCTATTATTGAAGCGGAAAATCCGGCTGGGCAGAAGGTCATCGATGAGCAACCAATCACTAAATCAATACGAGTTCCTACTGAACGATTAGACGAACTTATGGAGGCTTTCAGGGAATTGGTCGTCGTGCGCCAAAGACTAGAGCAATTGTCTCTTGAGATTGGGCATGCTGAACTGTTAGATGCCGTTACAGATGTCGCCAATAAGACCACTGATATGCAAAGCATCCTCTTTAATATGCAGAAGGTTCCTGCAGAGAGTGTTTTTAATCGGTTTCACAGTATGGTAAGGCGCCTTTCTAAGGAGCTGGACAAGAAAGTAAAGCTAGTCATAAAAGGTGCGGCAACTGAGCTCGATCGTTCTATCGTGGAAGAGGTTGGTGATTCAATGCTGCATTTCTTGAGGAATGCGATTGATCATGGGATAGAGACTCCTGATCTACGAAGGCAGCAGGGAAAGCCGCCAGAAGGGACTATCATGATACGAGCTTATGAGAGTCTCGATTTTGTCATGATAGAGATTGAGGATGATGGAGCGGGGATAGACGAAGAGGTAGTTGCCAGAAAAGCTGTCGAATTAGACATTGTTACACCGTCTCAGGTTGAAATGATGAGTGTGCAGAGCAAAATGGACTTAATTTTCATAACTGGCTTTTCGACCGCCACGCAAATATCTAATATATCCGGTCGAGGAGTAGGGCTGGATGCGGCCAAGAGCATGATTGAATCATTGGGAGGGGAAGTGGTGGTTCAGTCGAGGCAGGGGACAGGTACTAGGTTCACCATTAAGGTTCCATTATAA